One stretch of Candidatus Krumholzibacteriia bacterium DNA includes these proteins:
- a CDS encoding integration host factor subunit beta — protein sequence MTKADLVEDISRVTGLNKKDTSIIVNEVINNICRALAEGDKVELRGFGSFKVKERRARQARNPRTGAGVQVPAKLVPFFKASNELKSRVNGSDS from the coding sequence ATGACGAAAGCAGACTTGGTCGAGGATATCTCGAGGGTCACCGGGCTCAACAAGAAGGACACGAGCATCATCGTCAATGAGGTGATCAATAACATCTGCCGTGCACTCGCGGAGGGTGACAAGGTTGAACTCCGCGGCTTCGGCAGCTTCAAGGTGAAGGAGCGCCGTGCCCGCCAGGCGCGCAACCCGCGCACGGGTGCAGGCGTTCAGGTTCCGGCCAAGCTGGTTCCGTTCTTCAAGGCCTCCAATGAACTCAAGTCGCGCGTCAATGGTTCAGACAGCTGA
- a CDS encoding putative sugar nucleotidyl transferase, with product MSAVICIFEDKKYSNFFPLSLCQPLFDLRLGCGTLRSRLLDGMPRARISLICREYLADVVRLAAAPATVNEPVAGATLFLNGRLLCTGEQRKRLLERLEEDTVAVKGGFVVAARLGKAASADFSDYLRRRVADETLDGVCDALLEAGRASASAEPSAPRKRKSSRASAPSKGSHEDEHVLGQDSMEEKLSLELEALIEKAGLRRVEVPEARLLSFPWQLIEYNADVIADDFARSPVRGQAEDCVVYAGVQIVNPELVVIGEKAVIRAGAVLDASAGPIVIADRAEVMPNATIVGPVSVGADAIVKTGAKILTGTSVGPVCKVGGEVEETIFAAYANKQHDGFLGHSYIGEWVNIGAASNNSDLKNNYSAVRMWCAGAERETGRQFLGLLMGDHTKTGINTLFNTGTVVGFNCNVFSSEMPAKFVPSFSWGHGSEMTRYELDKAMHTASVVMERRQVRFTPAHRALFEKIFELRERTNGNI from the coding sequence GCGCCTGCTCGACGGCATGCCCCGTGCGCGCATTTCCCTGATCTGTCGCGAGTACCTGGCCGATGTGGTGCGCCTGGCGGCGGCCCCGGCCACGGTCAACGAGCCGGTGGCGGGAGCGACCCTGTTCCTCAACGGGCGACTGTTGTGCACCGGCGAACAGCGCAAGCGCCTGCTGGAGCGCCTGGAAGAAGACACGGTGGCGGTCAAGGGCGGTTTCGTGGTGGCCGCCCGGCTGGGCAAGGCGGCGTCGGCCGACTTCTCCGACTACCTGCGTCGCCGCGTCGCCGACGAGACCCTCGACGGCGTGTGCGATGCGCTGCTGGAGGCCGGCCGAGCCTCCGCGTCCGCCGAGCCGTCCGCACCGCGCAAGCGCAAGTCGAGCCGTGCGTCGGCACCCTCAAAGGGTTCCCACGAGGACGAGCACGTGCTGGGTCAGGACAGCATGGAGGAAAAGCTGTCGCTCGAACTGGAGGCGCTGATCGAAAAGGCGGGACTGAGGCGCGTCGAGGTCCCCGAGGCGCGGCTGTTGTCCTTTCCCTGGCAGCTCATTGAATACAACGCCGACGTGATCGCGGATGACTTTGCGCGTTCCCCGGTGCGCGGCCAGGCGGAGGACTGCGTGGTCTACGCCGGCGTGCAGATCGTCAACCCGGAGCTGGTGGTGATCGGTGAGAAGGCGGTGATCCGGGCCGGTGCGGTGCTCGATGCCAGCGCCGGACCCATCGTCATCGCAGACCGCGCGGAGGTAATGCCCAACGCCACCATCGTGGGGCCGGTCTCGGTGGGCGCCGATGCGATCGTGAAGACCGGGGCCAAGATCCTGACGGGAACGTCCGTCGGACCGGTGTGCAAGGTGGGTGGCGAGGTGGAGGAGACGATCTTCGCCGCCTACGCGAACAAGCAGCACGACGGATTCCTGGGGCACTCCTACATCGGCGAGTGGGTCAACATCGGTGCTGCGTCGAACAACAGCGATCTCAAGAACAACTACAGTGCCGTGCGGATGTGGTGCGCGGGTGCGGAGCGGGAGACGGGGAGACAGTTCCTCGGCCTGCTGATGGGGGATCACACCAAGACCGGCATCAACACGCTCTTCAATACCGGCACCGTGGTTGGTTTCAACTGCAACGTGTTCTCCAGCGAGATGCCGGCCAAATTCGTGCCGAGCTTTTCGTGGGGGCACGGTTCCGAGATGACCCGCTACGAACTCGACAAGGCCATGCATACCGCCTCGGTGGTGATGGAACGCCGGCAGGTCAGGTTCACGCCCGCCCATCGCGCCCTGTTCGAGAAGATTTTTGAGCTTCGCGAAAGAACCAACGGAAACATCTAG
- a CDS encoding ATP-binding protein codes for MPDPGSERERLQHVAAQLKTLYHMGRDLGEDENWSDSLDRFLMALVSFLRAEGAALLLLSDRERSLAARARFHLDDELLVPAIATIRDAWQRHTRSAEIHSLESYSSARATSCLERSQPWRVTLIPLRHRGRSLGFLLLDKVYRGAAAFQDDYHFLSALQTIFAEEIANASYISELRQLSRFNNKVLDNIRSGVVTTDLEGNIRYVNALAGQMCPRVRRAGMQPAVHFDELFRLPMQESLFRRFLDAGEDADVLEVECHAGADAIIPVRLRLTRMHDDLLNGTVVVAIFDDLSEHKRMEEAIRRNDRLRSLGQLSASVAHEIRNPLAGIATTAEVLGEKLRGDESTTPYIHNMLDEISRLDGIVRNLLAFARPPRPQLAPCDARELIDRVFGMVAEQASARSVQISAAGAGPDRPCHADPAQLTQVLLNLALNAVQACGEGDRVTLDACLLRDEGGEWIEFSVVDTGPGVPQAVRGSLFEPFVTTKAQGTGLGLAICRQIVGDHRGSIACEFLDRGTRFAVRVPAWKDSAARARAAQPSHVQ; via the coding sequence GTGCCCGATCCCGGGTCGGAGCGCGAGCGCCTGCAACACGTGGCGGCACAGCTCAAGACGCTCTACCACATGGGGCGCGACCTCGGGGAGGACGAGAACTGGAGCGACTCACTCGACCGCTTCCTGATGGCGCTGGTGAGTTTCCTGCGCGCGGAAGGAGCGGCGTTGTTGCTGTTAAGCGACCGGGAGCGGTCGCTCGCCGCGCGGGCCCGCTTCCACCTGGACGACGAACTGCTCGTGCCGGCCATCGCGACCATCCGCGACGCCTGGCAGCGCCACACCCGCAGTGCCGAGATCCACAGCCTGGAGAGCTACTCGTCGGCGCGCGCCACCTCGTGCCTGGAGCGCAGCCAGCCCTGGCGGGTCACGCTGATCCCGCTGCGGCACCGCGGGCGCTCCCTGGGGTTTCTGCTGCTGGACAAGGTGTATCGGGGCGCCGCGGCATTTCAGGACGACTATCACTTTCTAAGCGCACTGCAAACGATCTTCGCGGAGGAGATCGCCAACGCGTCCTACATCAGTGAACTGCGCCAGTTGAGCCGCTTCAACAACAAGGTGCTCGACAACATCCGCAGCGGGGTGGTGACCACCGACCTCGAGGGCAACATCCGCTACGTGAACGCGCTCGCCGGCCAGATGTGCCCGCGGGTACGACGGGCCGGCATGCAGCCGGCGGTGCACTTCGACGAGTTGTTCCGCCTGCCCATGCAGGAGAGCCTGTTTCGCAGGTTCCTGGATGCGGGTGAAGACGCGGACGTGCTCGAGGTGGAATGTCACGCCGGCGCGGACGCCATCATCCCCGTGCGCCTGCGCCTGACGCGCATGCACGACGACCTGCTCAATGGCACCGTGGTGGTTGCCATCTTCGACGACCTCTCCGAACACAAGCGCATGGAAGAAGCGATCCGCCGCAACGACCGACTGCGCTCGCTGGGGCAGCTTTCGGCCAGCGTCGCCCACGAAATCCGTAACCCGCTCGCGGGCATTGCCACCACCGCCGAGGTGCTGGGCGAGAAGCTGCGCGGCGACGAGAGCACGACACCTTATATACACAACATGCTCGACGAGATCAGCCGGCTGGACGGGATCGTTCGGAACCTGCTTGCATTCGCGCGGCCTCCGCGGCCGCAACTGGCGCCGTGCGATGCGCGCGAACTGATCGATCGCGTGTTCGGCATGGTGGCCGAGCAGGCGTCCGCGCGTTCGGTGCAGATCTCCGCCGCTGGTGCGGGTCCCGACCGCCCCTGTCACGCCGACCCGGCCCAGCTCACCCAGGTGCTGCTCAACCTTGCGCTCAACGCGGTGCAGGCGTGCGGCGAGGGCGACCGGGTCACGCTGGACGCGTGCTTGCTCCGCGACGAGGGCGGCGAGTGGATCGAGTTTTCCGTGGTGGACACCGGGCCGGGCGTGCCGCAGGCGGTGCGCGGTTCGTTGTTCGAGCCCTTCGTGACCACCAAGGCGCAGGGGACCGGACTGGGGCTGGCGATATGCCGGCAGATCGTGGGCGACCACCGGGGCAGTATCGCGTGTGAGTTTCTCGACCGGGGGACGCGCTTTGCGGTGCGCGTGCCCGCGTGGAAGGATTCCGCGGCGCGGGCGCGAGCGGCGCAGCCGTCGCACGTGCAGTAG
- a CDS encoding PilZ domain-containing protein, with amino-acid sequence MTHAERRAASRVNARLAMEITLGDGRAKAESLNVSANGVYFASSRFIAPLTRLRITLELPNESGGKARVACDGVVVRTEPEAELAGTGEYEVACYFTEISEPDKSRLEKYILAHVPF; translated from the coding sequence ATGACACACGCAGAACGACGTGCAGCCTCGCGGGTCAACGCCAGGCTCGCGATGGAGATCACGCTCGGGGATGGCCGCGCGAAAGCGGAGAGCCTGAACGTGAGTGCCAACGGGGTGTACTTCGCGTCCAGCAGGTTCATCGCGCCGCTGACCCGGCTGCGCATCACCCTCGAACTCCCCAACGAGTCGGGGGGCAAGGCGCGCGTGGCCTGTGACGGGGTCGTGGTGCGGACCGAGCCGGAGGCGGAACTCGCCGGCACCGGCGAGTACGAGGTTGCCTGCTACTTCACCGAGATCTCCGAGCCCGACAAGTCGCGCCTGGAGAAGTACATTCTGGCGCATGTGCCGTTCTAG